One Osmerus eperlanus chromosome 2, fOsmEpe2.1, whole genome shotgun sequence genomic window, CCTCTTCAGAGCGTCCTCCTTGTCGGTGGGCACCGTCAGTGCCTGGCAACGGCGGAACTCGTGGGCCACGGCACGCCGGTAGTAGTTGCGGTCAGTGTGCTGAAGATGGCGCCCTGCACGGAGCAGAGCCCGGTACAGGTCCAGCACCGCTCCGCGAGACCAGCCGCCCATCAGGTCACACacatggagaggggaggagtcccTGGCTCCTGGGGGGGTTACATTTTATTATTTCAGGagatgtgagagtgtgagagtgtgagtgagagagagagagagagagagagagagagagagagagagagagagagagagagagagagagagagagagagagagagggaatataCTCAAGAATAAAGCAGATTCCTGACAACTGAAGGAAATCCACAGAGATCTTTTGCACTAGGCAGGTGTATGATAAGCAAAAAGCACTACAAATTACCCATCTACCTCCGTCTTTCACTAACTAAATGAACCAAATTGTGTGCCAAAAATCATTTCTCAAGTTTGGTTACAATTGAACTAATAACAAATATCCACTTAGCAAAGCAAGCATTGTTCAAGCTTGCTCATCTCATAACAGAGAAGCAGATGATCCAGACACTAATATATGAAGTGATATATTAAATTGTCGAGCCCATGGATTTTACATTTTTTACTCGGAACGTCTGTTCTGAGTTGCCTACTAACAACTTAGATCTTAGCTAAGAAGATCGACCAAATCGAAAGAGAAGTCGCAAAACAATATTTGTCTTTGGCAGCACTGTCACCAGGCTACTAAGGCTAGCTAGCGTAGACCACGGCAGGCCAATTAACTACTAGACAGGTATGTGGCTTTGAGTACCAGTGCTACCATAGCTACAGATATACACCAAAT contains:
- the LOC134039214 gene encoding mitochondrial ribosome and complex I assembly factor AltMIEF1-like; protein product: MGGWSRGAVLDLYRALLRAGRHLQHTDRNYYRRAVAHEFRRCQALTVPTDKEDALKRGQFFLSSRLGGLV